From Fusobacterium varium:
TTCATTTGCATTTACCCAATTATTTCTAAAGGCTTTTTTGATGTTTTCTTCTCTTTTTTTCTCTTCTAATATTGAATACATATGTTCTGTATCCTTTACTCTATCTATTGTTTTATAACCTATTCTCAATTCTTTTAATATTTCCTCTACTTGATTGAAGCCTCTTTCTTTCATTCTATTTCTGCTTATTGGAACTGGTATCACTATATTTATTCTTTTTTCTCTTATCAGTTCCTTTAAAGGTTTTTTTATCAAAATAGAAATTTCTTTCGAAAGTCCCTTTCTATTCTTAAGTTTATAGTCTGTTATAATTTTTTTTATATCTTCATCATAATAATATAGAAAGTAATAATTATCTATATTTTTTATCTCACTTTTCCTTCTCAACACTTTAAAACATTCATGACATATATACTGAGTTGTGGTTTCTATATATTTTCCACATACAGAACATTTTGTTGAAAAGAAAAGACTTCTAAAACTCTGGCTTAAGTTCTTCATCTTTTTCCATATCCACTATTTTAGCAGAATATATTTCTGTATACCCACAATTTAAGCATGTTTTTATATAATAAGTACTCAGTTCCAGCCTCAGTCCTGGACTTTTTTCTGGTAAAATCGAAGTTTTTACCTGATATTTATCACATCCGCATTTTACACACCTAAAATCCAATTTCATCACCCCATAAAATATTTTTAAGCCATTTTTGTTCATTTTTTAAATAGCTTATACAATCAAATCTAATATCATAATCTTCCATATGATTTTTAATAAGATATTCTTCTGCTGTTCTATATATTCTTCTAGCCTTCCTTTTATCTACAGCTTCTACACCATAACCATACTCAGATGTTTCTCTATATTTTACCTCGATAAATATAATTTGTCCATCCTTTAATGCTATCAAATCTATCTCTCCATATTTTCCATAATAATTTTTTTCTAAAATTTTATATGAATTTTCTTCTAAAAATTCTGCTGCTTTATTCTCATAAAGATTTCCTTTTTTTCTCTTATTCATAAAAATCTCCAGTCTTTTATTCTAATATTTTAGTAAGAAAACTTTTCCTATGTATTTCCAATACTCCATGTTCTTTTATTGCTTCTCTATGCTGTTTGGTTCCGTATCCTTTATGTTTTTCAAAACCATAAAGAGGATATTTCACAGCTTCTTCTCTCATCATTCTATCTCTTGTTACTTTTGCTATTATTGAAGCTGCTGCAATAGAAAGACTTTTTGCATCTCCTTTAATTATAGGTTCCTGCTTTCCTTTATATTCTCTTATTTTAAAGTTTCCATCTACTAATACAAGATATTCTCCCTTACACTCTTTTTTTAAGTTTTCCAAAGCCCTTCTCATTGCTAAAAATGTAGCATTAAGTATGTTTATTTCATCTATTTCCTTAGTATCAGCTATTCCAACACCTACATAGAAATGCTCCTTTATAACATCAAAAAGTTTTTCTCTTTTCTTTTCTGATATCTGCTTTGAATCATTTATTTCATCTAAATCTTTATCATAGTTCTTCAATTTTACAGCAGCAGCTACTACAGCTCCGGCTAAAGGTCCTCTTCCTGCTTCATCCACTCCTATTATTTCTTCACCTATATTAATATCAAATTCATGAAGAGATACAGTTTCTTTTTTCTCATTTAAAATATCTTGCTTTTTTTTGCTTTTTAGAACTTTTTTTTCCTCAACTGAAAAAAGTCCCAATTGACTTTCTGCCTTTTCTTCATTTTTTTTATTTTTCACAATCAATCCTTCTTTAAAATTTTATTTTATTTACATCTACTCCTGCAAATTTTGCTGCTTTTTTAAAGTCTTCTGGAATTTCTGCTGTAATTATCATCTCTTTTTCGGTTACAGGATGATTAAATTTTAACC
This genomic window contains:
- the rnhB gene encoding ribonuclease HII encodes the protein MKNKKNEEKAESQLGLFSVEEKKVLKSKKKQDILNEKKETVSLHEFDINIGEEIIGVDEAGRGPLAGAVVAAAVKLKNYDKDLDEINDSKQISEKKREKLFDVIKEHFYVGVGIADTKEIDEINILNATFLAMRRALENLKKECKGEYLVLVDGNFKIREYKGKQEPIIKGDAKSLSIAAASIIAKVTRDRMMREEAVKYPLYGFEKHKGYGTKQHREAIKEHGVLEIHRKSFLTKILE